From Acidovorax sp. 1608163:
GCTTGAACCCCGCCGCGCCCACCAGCCCGCCCATGAGGAACATGCCCATCAGCCCCGCCATCAGCCGCAGCCGCTCGCGGTTGGCGTGCACATGGCGATCGGGCGTGGTGCCACTGCGGTTCCAGTACAGCATCTTGCCCATCTCGATGCCCAGGTCGGTCACCACGCCCGTCATGTGGGTGGTGCGGATCTGGGCCGACGACATCTTGGTGACCACCGCGTTCTGCAGCCCCATGAGGTAGGCCAGCAGCAGCACCGTGAGCGGCACCGAAAACGGTGTGCGCCAGCCCAGCGTGATGGCGCCCATGAGGCCAAACAGCAGCAACAGCACGGCTTCGAGCAGCAGCGGCAGCGCGTAGGTGCCGCGCAGGCGGTGGTGGCGCGCCCAGTTGACCATGATGGCCGTGCTGCCCGCACCGGAGAGGAAGGCCCACAGCGCCCCCACGGCCCCCAGCACCAGCTTCATGTTGCCCATCACAAGGTTGTCGGCCAGCGACGAGAGAAAGCCCGTCATGTGCGAGGTGTACATGTGCACCACCAGAAAGCCCCCCGCATTCACCGCCCCGGCGTTGAACGCCAGCAGCAGGCCCAGCACCCGGTTGGTGGTGACGGTGCGGTGGTGGCCCGTGAGGTGGCGCAGACGGCGCATGGCGGCCGCCTTACCAGTCGGCGGCCAGGCGGCCGGGGTTGAAGATGCCCGCAGGGTCAAACGCCTGCTTGAGGCGGGCATGGATCTGCGCCAGCGCAGCAGACTTTGGATCAAACTGGCCGCTAGCGCTTGATGAATCAGCGCTAGCAGCTACAAAAACAGTAGCATTACCACCTGCCGCCTGGGCGGCGGCGCACAGGGCCTCGCCCGCATGGGCCGGTGCCTGCACCCAGCGCAGCGCGCCGTGCCATTCCACCAGCGGTTGGGCGGCAGCGGGCAGCGTCAGCACCGGCGCGGTGGCGGGCAGCGACAGACGCCACAGCGCGTGGCCGGGCTGCTGGGCGCGTGCGGCAAACCAGGGCAGGGTGTGGTCGCGGCAGGCAGCCCAGTCTGGTGCGGTGGCGCCGTTGTCCAGCCGCGTGCCGCCCATGGTTTTGCACGCAGCCTCCACCGCCGCCACTGCGCCGCGCAGGCGAACATACAGGGTGCCTACGCCTGCGTCCATCACCGTGTCGTGTAGCCAGCAGCTGGCGTTCAGCGGCAGGGGCTGACCGCCCCAGGCGTGCAGTTTGCGCAAGGCGTCGGCCTGGTTGCATTCAAAGCGCAGCGTGGCCTCGGCCGGGGCCACCGGCAGCACCTTGAGGCTGACCTCCGTCAGCAGCCCCAACGTGCCCCAGGCGCCCGCCATGAGGCGCGAAACGTCGTACCCCGCCACGTTCTTCATCACCTGCCCGCCAAAGGTGAGCGCCTCGGCCCGCCCGTTGATGAGGCCCACGCCCAGCACATAGTCGCGCACCGCGCCCACGCTGGCCCGTGCGGGCCCTGACAAGCCCGCAGCCACCATGCCGCCCACGGTGGCGCCAGGGGCAAAGTGCGGGGGTTCAAAGGGCAGGCACTGGCCTTTGTCGGCCAGAGCGGCTTCCAGCTCGGCCAGGGGGGTGCCTGCGCGGGCGGTCACCACCAGCTCGCTCGGCTCGTAGCTGGTGATGCCTGAGAGGACACGGGTATCGAGCACCTCGCCCTGCAGCGCACGGCCATGGAAGTCTTTGCTGCCCCCACCCCGGATGCGCAAAGGGGTGTGGTCTGCGGCAGCGGCGCGCACGCGCTCGATCATCTGGGC
This genomic window contains:
- a CDS encoding YoaK family protein; protein product: MRRLRHLTGHHRTVTTNRVLGLLLAFNAGAVNAGGFLVVHMYTSHMTGFLSSLADNLVMGNMKLVLGAVGALWAFLSGAGSTAIMVNWARHHRLRGTYALPLLLEAVLLLLFGLMGAITLGWRTPFSVPLTVLLLAYLMGLQNAVVTKMSSAQIRTTHMTGVVTDLGIEMGKMLYWNRSGTTPDRHVHANRERLRLMAGLMGMFLMGGLVGAAGFKHVGFIFVVPLALVLLTLSLPPLWADRVRLRQLLKALCSGPPAPPPPAHLPPHSHPHPHGTAHGPDPHETR
- the glcE gene encoding glycolate oxidase subunit GlcE; protein product: MQAMDQALAQMIERVRAAAADHTPLRIRGGGSKDFHGRALQGEVLDTRVLSGITSYEPSELVVTARAGTPLAELEAALADKGQCLPFEPPHFAPGATVGGMVAAGLSGPARASVGAVRDYVLGVGLINGRAEALTFGGQVMKNVAGYDVSRLMAGAWGTLGLLTEVSLKVLPVAPAEATLRFECNQADALRKLHAWGGQPLPLNASCWLHDTVMDAGVGTLYVRLRGAVAAVEAACKTMGGTRLDNGATAPDWAACRDHTLPWFAARAQQPGHALWRLSLPATAPVLTLPAAAQPLVEWHGALRWVQAPAHAGEALCAAAQAAGGNATVFVAASADSSSASGQFDPKSAALAQIHARLKQAFDPAGIFNPGRLAADW